The Rhodothermus profundi genome includes a window with the following:
- a CDS encoding FKBP-type peptidyl-prolyl cis-trans isomerase — protein sequence MAQAKAGDHVKVHYTGRLQDGTIFDSSRDREPLEFTLGEGEVIPGFEQAVIGMEPGETKTVTIAAEDAYGPRREDLLIEVGRDQVAPDLELAVGQQLQLRLQDGRVIPVTVAALTDETVTIDANHPLAGEDLTFEIELIAID from the coding sequence GTGGCACAGGCAAAAGCAGGCGACCACGTCAAGGTTCACTACACCGGTCGCCTTCAGGACGGCACCATCTTCGACTCGTCTCGGGACCGTGAGCCGCTCGAATTCACCCTGGGCGAAGGCGAGGTCATCCCCGGCTTCGAACAGGCGGTTATCGGCATGGAGCCCGGCGAGACCAAGACGGTCACCATTGCGGCCGAAGACGCCTATGGCCCTCGGCGCGAAGATCTGCTCATTGAGGTCGGACGCGATCAGGTAGCGCCGGATCTGGAACTGGCTGTCGGGCAACAACTACAGCTTCGGCTGCAGGACGGCCGCGTCATTCCGGTTACGGTAGCCGCTCTGACGGACGAAACCGTAACCATTGATGCGAACCATCCGCTGGCTGGCGAAGATCTGACCTTCGAAATCGAACTAATCGCTATCGACTGA
- the smc gene encoding chromosome segregation protein SMC — protein MYLSKLELQGFKSFADRTVLHFDEGITAIVGPNGCGKSNLVDAVRWVIGEQRARVLRSERMEHVIFNGTARRRPVGMAEVLLTIENTRGILPLHYSEVTIGRRLYRSGESEYLLNGTPCRLRDIQELFMDTGMGAGAYSVIELKMIEEILSDNAQDRRHLFEEAAGITRYKLRRTQTLRKLDATRNDLTRLRDLIEEVQRQVQTLKRQADRAERYRRYRDELRSLEQALLRHDYDQLHEQTKALAELLREVQTRLREARTRYESLEAEHTTLQQQILQTETALETAQERLHQLQHQLQSLESETRLLEERLQTTQNEQQRLQREAEEAKRQQQRLQQGLRATEQALQEVAPAYEAAEAALHQAREARTAAQHALAQQRQRVQEARQHLQQAEQALHETRRQLDRQSNRRELLAQERQRLEAEQQTLQAQLQQLEASRTETLGQCEATRQTIATLRQELEALEARRHELRQAIAACDAERHQLERRLEAVQAEARLLEQVLAAYEDFPEAVPFLAHTAGWTDAPLQTVADLIGISPELQPALDAALGERATWIVVATRDEARQALQLLREARKGRATFIVLEGLPDPPPLPELVGARPLLDLVRLAHPDLQPLAAWLLHGAYLVENLETAHRLARTTPEPARFFTPRGEWIDTRSWWHGGSPQAPRSPLSGRLDRRERLTALESEARRLHAAIARLRDQQASLNRQLQALPLDQPRQALREAEQTLRSLEQQATRQEVTRETLRQRLQTLEARQQHLHQEQAALAAEMQELEKTLARAEQTVVHRQTTLQEAETALQQAEAAYRTTMEQLNQAQLQAAEMRNRLNNLQRERQQLQQRLEGLQRRQQERSRQLQQLKTRLQADRQRLQTLLEERTRLATEQPPREAEVQQLRQQLLTLRATYERQDRQLRELRRAYEQAQQQERQYQVQLAETRTRLTGLAEHAREHLGIADPAQLPAPPADFDVPAARAQIETLRRRIAHLGTVNELALEQYQQEKERLDFLLAQQQDLESAEATLETTIQEINQTAAARFLETFETIRRNFQELFRELFGGDAHADLQLTDPNDPLESPIEILARPRGKRPSTLAQLSGGEKALTAIALLFALYLTKPSPFCILDEVDAPLDEANVERFMRLLRSFSDNTQFILITHNLRTMELADRLYGVTMQEPGVSTLVSVRLEEAAELAGR, from the coding sequence ATGTACCTGAGCAAGCTCGAACTGCAAGGATTCAAGAGTTTCGCCGACCGGACGGTCCTGCACTTCGACGAGGGCATCACGGCCATCGTAGGCCCTAACGGCTGCGGTAAGTCGAACCTGGTCGATGCCGTCCGCTGGGTCATCGGCGAGCAGCGCGCCCGCGTGCTGCGCTCCGAACGCATGGAGCACGTGATCTTCAACGGCACGGCCCGCCGCCGGCCCGTCGGTATGGCCGAAGTGCTGCTGACCATCGAAAATACGCGCGGTATCCTGCCCCTCCATTACAGCGAAGTGACCATCGGTCGCCGCCTCTACCGCTCCGGCGAGTCCGAATACCTGCTGAACGGCACGCCCTGCCGCCTGCGCGACATCCAAGAGCTGTTCATGGACACGGGCATGGGGGCCGGCGCCTACTCGGTCATCGAACTGAAAATGATCGAGGAGATCCTCTCCGACAATGCCCAGGACCGCCGCCATCTCTTTGAAGAAGCCGCTGGCATTACCCGCTATAAGCTGCGCCGCACCCAGACGCTCCGCAAACTCGACGCCACGCGCAACGACCTGACCCGCCTGCGCGACCTGATCGAAGAAGTCCAGCGCCAGGTTCAGACCCTCAAACGACAGGCCGATCGGGCCGAACGCTACCGCCGCTACCGCGACGAACTCCGCTCGCTCGAACAGGCCCTCCTGCGCCACGACTACGACCAACTCCACGAGCAGACAAAGGCGCTCGCCGAGCTGCTCCGCGAAGTGCAGACGCGCCTGCGCGAAGCCCGCACCCGCTACGAATCGCTCGAAGCTGAACACACCACCCTCCAGCAACAGATCCTGCAGACCGAAACCGCTCTGGAAACGGCGCAGGAACGCCTTCACCAGCTTCAGCACCAGCTCCAGTCGCTCGAAAGTGAAACTCGCCTGCTGGAAGAACGCCTGCAGACCACGCAAAATGAACAGCAACGCCTCCAGCGGGAAGCCGAGGAGGCGAAGCGTCAGCAGCAGCGGTTGCAACAGGGGCTGCGCGCCACCGAGCAGGCCCTTCAGGAAGTCGCCCCGGCTTATGAAGCCGCCGAGGCGGCGCTACACCAGGCCCGTGAAGCTCGCACAGCCGCTCAACACGCCCTCGCGCAGCAACGCCAGCGCGTCCAGGAAGCCCGCCAGCACCTGCAACAGGCCGAGCAGGCCCTCCACGAAACACGTCGGCAACTCGACCGCCAGAGCAACCGCCGCGAACTCCTGGCCCAGGAACGCCAGCGCCTCGAAGCTGAACAACAAACCCTGCAGGCACAACTCCAGCAATTGGAAGCCTCCCGCACCGAAACGCTGGGCCAATGCGAGGCTACCCGGCAAACCATAGCAACGCTGCGCCAGGAGCTGGAGGCCCTGGAGGCCCGTCGGCATGAACTGCGTCAGGCCATCGCGGCCTGTGATGCGGAACGACATCAACTGGAGCGACGCCTGGAGGCTGTCCAGGCCGAAGCGCGCCTGCTGGAACAGGTACTCGCAGCCTACGAAGACTTTCCAGAAGCAGTCCCCTTTCTGGCACATACAGCAGGCTGGACGGACGCACCCCTCCAGACCGTAGCCGACCTGATCGGCATCTCGCCTGAACTGCAACCGGCGCTGGATGCTGCCCTCGGGGAACGGGCCACCTGGATCGTCGTGGCTACCCGGGACGAAGCCCGACAGGCGCTCCAGTTACTCCGCGAGGCCAGAAAAGGCCGCGCTACCTTCATCGTGCTGGAAGGCCTGCCCGATCCTCCTCCGCTGCCTGAACTGGTCGGCGCTCGCCCTCTGCTCGATCTGGTGCGCCTGGCACACCCCGATCTCCAACCGCTGGCCGCATGGCTACTGCACGGCGCCTACCTCGTCGAAAACCTGGAAACAGCCCATCGGCTGGCCCGCACTACCCCGGAACCCGCTCGCTTTTTCACTCCCCGCGGTGAATGGATCGACACGCGAAGCTGGTGGCACGGCGGCAGTCCCCAGGCCCCACGCTCCCCCCTCAGCGGCCGGCTCGACCGTCGCGAACGCCTCACCGCCCTGGAAAGCGAAGCGCGACGGCTCCACGCAGCCATTGCGCGCCTTCGTGACCAACAGGCTTCTCTGAACCGGCAACTGCAGGCCCTGCCCCTGGATCAACCCCGGCAGGCGCTGCGCGAGGCCGAACAGACCCTGCGCTCTCTGGAACAGCAGGCTACCCGGCAAGAAGTTACCCGTGAAACGCTGCGCCAGCGTCTGCAAACCCTGGAAGCGCGCCAACAGCACCTGCACCAGGAACAGGCAGCGCTCGCAGCCGAAATGCAGGAGCTGGAGAAAACCCTGGCCCGGGCCGAACAGACAGTAGTCCACCGGCAGACCACGCTGCAGGAAGCCGAAACGGCACTGCAACAGGCGGAAGCGGCCTACCGAACCACCATGGAACAACTGAATCAGGCACAGCTCCAGGCCGCTGAGATGCGCAACCGGCTGAACAATCTACAACGGGAACGCCAGCAACTCCAGCAACGGCTGGAAGGACTTCAACGCCGCCAGCAAGAGCGCTCCCGGCAACTCCAGCAACTGAAAACGCGCCTCCAGGCAGATCGTCAACGTCTGCAGACCCTCCTGGAAGAACGCACCCGACTGGCTACAGAGCAGCCGCCCCGGGAGGCCGAAGTGCAGCAGCTGCGCCAGCAACTCCTCACGCTACGCGCCACCTACGAACGCCAGGACCGCCAGCTTCGAGAACTGCGGCGTGCCTACGAGCAAGCGCAGCAGCAGGAGCGTCAATATCAGGTGCAGCTGGCAGAAACGCGCACGCGTCTGACTGGTCTGGCCGAACATGCCCGCGAACACCTGGGCATTGCCGATCCAGCCCAGCTACCCGCTCCTCCTGCCGACTTCGACGTGCCGGCGGCCCGCGCCCAGATCGAAACGCTCCGCCGCCGCATTGCCCACCTCGGCACCGTCAATGAACTGGCGCTCGAACAGTATCAGCAGGAAAAAGAACGGCTCGACTTTCTGCTGGCCCAGCAGCAGGATCTGGAATCAGCCGAAGCCACCCTGGAAACCACCATCCAGGAAATCAATCAGACCGCCGCGGCCCGCTTTCTGGAAACCTTCGAAACCATCCGGCGCAACTTTCAGGAACTGTTCCGGGAGTTGTTTGGCGGTGATGCCCACGCCGACCTGCAACTGACCGACCCGAACGATCCATTAGAATCGCCCATTGAAATCCTGGCCCGTCCTCGTGGTAAGCGCCCCAGCACCCTCGCCCAGCTCTCAGGCGGCGAAAAAGCCCTGACAGCTATCGCCCTGCTCTTTGCCCTTTACCTGACCAAACCCAGTCCCTTCTGCATCCTCGACGAAGTAGATGCGCCGCTGGATGAGGCGAACGTCGAACGATTTATGCGCCTGCTACGCAGCTTCTCCGACAACACGCAGTTCATTTTGATCACCCATAACCTGCGCACCATGGAGCTGGCCGACCGACTCTATGGGGTCACCATGCAGGAGCCAGGCGTTTCGACCCTGGTCAGCGTACGACTGGAAGAAGCCGCCGAACTGGCCGGACGTTGA
- a CDS encoding cell division protein FtsX, translated as MSLAYSIREGLAGLRRARFATVAATSAMTVALVLIGLFAAVGYHAHQVTNWLRQRVGEIEIFLEDDVDENVARALYARVQAIPGVAEARYISREEARQIFLEEFGEEGEVFLDEPFLPASIRVRFEPSMAAPDTLARMVAWLSTWNHVDEVVFNQPLLLKVQQNLRLISLVGLALGLLVVLAAIFLVANTIRLTVYARRLLIRTMKLVGATDRFIRRPFVIEGMVQGLVAGLLAAGIVALCYQLVAGYLPQLEGDHGPFLLGLLGSIVLAGVMLGWFGAAWAARRFIRRVPLH; from the coding sequence ATGTCGTTAGCGTATAGCATACGCGAAGGACTGGCCGGACTGCGTCGGGCGCGCTTTGCCACCGTGGCTGCCACAAGTGCGATGACGGTGGCGCTGGTACTGATCGGACTGTTCGCCGCTGTGGGCTATCATGCGCACCAGGTAACAAACTGGCTGCGCCAGCGCGTCGGGGAAATTGAAATCTTTCTGGAAGACGACGTAGACGAAAACGTAGCGCGCGCGCTCTACGCCCGCGTGCAGGCGATTCCTGGCGTGGCCGAAGCCCGCTACATCTCACGCGAAGAAGCCCGGCAGATTTTTCTGGAAGAATTTGGCGAGGAAGGGGAAGTGTTTCTGGACGAGCCTTTTCTACCTGCTTCCATTCGCGTGCGCTTTGAACCTTCCATGGCCGCGCCCGATACGCTGGCCCGCATGGTCGCCTGGCTGTCAACCTGGAATCATGTTGATGAGGTGGTCTTTAACCAGCCCCTGCTGCTCAAGGTGCAGCAAAATCTGCGGCTGATCTCTCTGGTCGGGCTGGCCCTGGGGCTTCTGGTGGTGCTGGCGGCTATCTTTCTGGTAGCCAATACAATTCGTCTGACGGTCTATGCGCGGCGGTTGCTTATTCGCACCATGAAGCTGGTGGGCGCCACAGACCGTTTTATCCGACGGCCTTTTGTGATTGAAGGCATGGTACAGGGGCTTGTGGCGGGTCTGCTGGCTGCCGGGATTGTGGCGTTGTGCTATCAGTTGGTAGCAGGCTACTTGCCTCAGCTTGAAGGGGATCACGGACCGTTCCTGCTTGGCCTGCTCGGAAGTATTGTGCTGGCCGGAGTGATGCTGGGCTGGTTCGGGGCCGCCTGGGCCGCGCGCCGCTTCATCCGGAGGGTGCCCCTGCACTGA
- the trhA gene encoding PAQR family membrane homeostasis protein TrhA, whose product MEERLNTLTHGIGLLLSLLGTGWLWQSNGSGTLPQRIASMVFGFSLILLYLASTLYHGVRQPACKQRLRVVDHVAIYLLIAGTYTPFLVAYVPMPWRLVLLSVVWTLALSGMIFEGLFTGRFPRLSTAFYVALGWLAVLMLPLLWRHLPPGALELIIAGGLVYTGGVLFYRWHRLPFHHTIWHLFVLAGSALHYVAVLRYGAPGS is encoded by the coding sequence ATGGAAGAACGCCTCAATACCCTGACCCATGGTATCGGATTGCTACTAAGTCTCCTGGGAACAGGCTGGCTCTGGCAATCAAACGGCAGCGGTACCCTTCCGCAACGGATCGCCAGTATGGTCTTCGGTTTTAGCCTGATCCTGCTGTATCTGGCCTCTACGCTTTACCACGGCGTGCGCCAGCCGGCCTGTAAGCAGCGGCTGCGCGTTGTTGACCATGTGGCGATTTATCTGCTTATTGCCGGCACCTACACGCCCTTTCTGGTGGCTTACGTGCCCATGCCCTGGCGCCTGGTGCTGCTTAGCGTGGTCTGGACGCTGGCTCTGAGCGGGATGATTTTCGAGGGGCTGTTCACCGGACGTTTTCCCCGTCTTTCTACTGCGTTCTACGTGGCCCTGGGCTGGCTGGCCGTACTGATGCTCCCGTTGCTGTGGCGCCATTTACCGCCAGGAGCCCTGGAGCTGATCATAGCTGGTGGTCTGGTTTACACGGGCGGTGTATTGTTCTATCGCTGGCACCGCCTGCCTTTTCATCACACTATCTGGCACCTGTTCGTACTGGCGGGCAGTGCCTTGCATTACGTAGCCGTGCTGCGCTACGGAGCTCCGGGTTCCTGA
- a CDS encoding DUF4097 family beta strand repeat-containing protein produces the protein MSKAHASMVQAGLLGLLVGVMACRQSPGVGQTEEGTLLPGVAQATDTLQRGVLLAGRALVLEGLSGRVVLRGTPEEVARLTFIRIGRGASEAAARRTLREIKLHEEGTARVFRYRMEARQPALAQVHVTGRVPRNARVVVRRSGGNVQLVGLEGPLQIRLAAGEVHVRGAADSLDVHLQNGSVSVHFRRVPVDAIVTVQTANGDLWLTLPPNADVQVRAETEAGAVRVEGLRFTERQLHPRGVAGARFDGRLGQGRARVMLQTEHGDIVLRGSGPNGLLPADTLLRPLPPDTVLQEPGAP, from the coding sequence ATGAGCAAGGCACACGCTTCCATGGTGCAGGCCGGTCTGCTGGGCTTGCTGGTAGGGGTGATGGCCTGTCGGCAATCACCCGGCGTAGGCCAGACGGAAGAGGGGACGCTCCTGCCTGGCGTGGCCCAGGCAACCGACACGCTCCAGCGCGGTGTTTTGCTGGCCGGCCGTGCGCTGGTGCTGGAAGGGCTGAGCGGACGGGTTGTGCTCCGAGGAACCCCTGAAGAGGTGGCCCGCCTTACCTTTATTCGGATAGGGCGAGGCGCCAGTGAGGCCGCCGCCCGCCGGACGCTGCGCGAGATAAAGCTGCATGAGGAAGGCACAGCGCGCGTTTTCCGGTATCGAATGGAAGCCCGGCAACCTGCGCTGGCACAGGTGCATGTGACGGGCCGTGTGCCGCGCAACGCTCGGGTCGTCGTCAGACGCTCCGGGGGCAACGTGCAGCTGGTAGGCCTCGAAGGTCCTCTGCAGATAAGGCTGGCGGCAGGCGAGGTGCATGTGCGCGGAGCGGCTGACAGTCTGGACGTCCACCTCCAAAATGGATCGGTTTCGGTGCATTTCCGGCGGGTGCCAGTTGATGCGATCGTAACGGTCCAGACCGCAAACGGAGACCTGTGGCTGACGCTTCCGCCGAACGCCGACGTGCAGGTGCGCGCCGAAACGGAAGCCGGTGCCGTGCGCGTCGAAGGGTTGCGTTTTACCGAACGACAACTGCACCCCCGCGGTGTTGCCGGCGCGCGCTTCGATGGGCGGCTCGGACAGGGACGCGCGCGCGTGATGCTCCAGACAGAGCACGGCGATATCGTGTTACGGGGCAGCGGACCCAACGGTCTGCTGCCCGCGGATACGCTGTTGCGCCCTTTACCACCGGACACGGTGCTTCAGGAACCCGGAGCTCCGTAG